One Primulina huaijiensis isolate GDHJ02 chromosome 5, ASM1229523v2, whole genome shotgun sequence DNA segment encodes these proteins:
- the LOC140977676 gene encoding uncharacterized protein codes for MRLEEAVNAADIYSHLQELYGEQTCPLRHVIVKELMTSRMRERASVHEHGVRMIALIEKLVGLDLVIPNKLSTDILLLSLLSSFDGFVVNFNMNKLKASLEKLVNMLTSYEATIKKEKHVFLVGSFSRTKKGPKRKSKKRSRPSQTNKPNKKQVANNSKGPEKPDKKEEVCFHCKKPGY; via the coding sequence ATGCGGTTGGAGGAAGctgtgaatgctgctgacatttacAGCCACCTACAAGAGTTATACGGTGAACAAACGTGTCCACTGAGGCACGTTATTGTCAAAGAACTCATGACATCACGCATGCGAGAaagggcctcggtccatgagcatggcgtGAGGATGATTGCTCTCATTGAAAAGTTAGTGGGCCTGGACCTTGTTATCCCCAACAAACTGTCCACGGATATTTTGCTATTGTCACTGCTATCTTCGTTTGATgggtttgtggtgaacttcaacatgaacaagttGAAAGCCAGCCTTGAAAAGTTGGTCAACATGCTGACTAGTTATGAAGCCACCATCAAGAAGGAAAAACATGTTTTCCTCGTTGGCTCTTTTTCTAGGACGAAAAAGGGGCCAAAAAGGAAGAGCAAGAAGCGTTCTCGTCCTTCCCAGACAAACAAACCCAACAAGAAGCAAGTAGCAAACAATTCCAAGGGGCCTGAAAAGCCTGACAAAAAAGAAGAAGTTTGCTTCCACTGCAAGAAACCTGGATACTAG